Proteins encoded in a region of the Paenibacillus sp. W2I17 genome:
- a CDS encoding dipeptidase encodes MKEQTYFEQNREKHLAELNEWLSIPSISAISEHKEDINRAAQWAADALTRAGMENVEVIQTAGHPIVYADHLHAPGKPTALIYGHYDVQPVDPLNLWDTPPFEPTVRDGKLYARGATDDKGQIFLHIKAVEAILAENKELPVNIKFCIEGEEEISSPNLPIYLNEHTDKLRADMVLISDTSLLEKGKPAISTGLRGLCSMHVDLNTANTDLHSGSFGGGVPNALHALVSLLASLHDEQGRVSVDGFYDGVLPLSPEMREEFVKQGFNEEQLRQDLGLEQLYGEEGYSFVERVGARPTLELNGVWGGFQGEGSKTVIPKEAHAKITCRLVADQDPQHVLDRIEAHLRAHVQPGATLHVKQIEKAFAFNTDPSNPILQKAADAYEHVYGVRALFTKDGGSIPIVEKLSRVLEIPAVMMGFGLPDENLHAPNEHFNLENFDKGLLTIVQFLKSL; translated from the coding sequence ATGAAAGAACAGACTTATTTTGAACAAAATAGAGAAAAACACCTGGCAGAACTGAATGAATGGTTGTCCATTCCAAGTATCTCTGCCATTTCAGAGCATAAAGAGGATATTAACCGTGCAGCACAATGGGCAGCAGATGCGCTCACACGTGCAGGCATGGAAAACGTAGAGGTCATTCAAACGGCTGGACATCCGATTGTCTATGCAGATCACCTGCATGCACCCGGCAAACCGACGGCTCTGATCTATGGACACTATGATGTACAACCTGTAGACCCCCTTAACCTGTGGGACACGCCTCCTTTCGAACCGACCGTTCGTGATGGCAAGCTGTATGCCCGTGGTGCGACGGATGACAAAGGACAGATCTTCCTACATATCAAGGCAGTTGAAGCCATTCTCGCCGAAAACAAGGAACTTCCAGTTAATATCAAGTTCTGTATCGAAGGTGAAGAGGAAATCTCCAGCCCGAACCTGCCCATCTATCTGAATGAACATACAGACAAGCTGCGTGCAGACATGGTACTGATCTCGGATACGTCCCTGCTTGAAAAAGGAAAACCGGCAATCTCCACTGGCCTGCGCGGCCTATGTTCCATGCATGTGGATCTGAACACAGCCAATACCGACTTGCACTCCGGTTCATTTGGCGGCGGCGTACCGAACGCACTGCACGCACTCGTATCCCTGCTCGCTTCGTTGCATGATGAGCAAGGTCGTGTAAGCGTAGATGGTTTCTACGACGGCGTACTGCCACTGTCTCCTGAGATGAGAGAAGAATTTGTAAAACAAGGCTTCAATGAAGAACAGCTTCGTCAAGACCTCGGGCTGGAGCAATTGTACGGCGAAGAAGGTTACTCGTTCGTGGAACGTGTTGGCGCTCGTCCAACATTGGAATTGAACGGCGTATGGGGTGGTTTCCAAGGCGAAGGTAGCAAAACGGTTATTCCAAAGGAAGCTCATGCCAAAATCACCTGCCGCCTCGTGGCGGATCAAGATCCACAACATGTATTGGATCGTATCGAAGCACATCTGCGCGCTCACGTTCAACCGGGTGCAACGCTGCATGTGAAACAGATTGAGAAAGCTTTTGCTTTCAATACCGATCCTTCGAATCCAATTCTGCAAAAAGCAGCAGATGCGTATGAGCACGTGTATGGCGTTCGTGCCCTCTTTACCAAAGATGGCGGCTCCATTCCGATTGTTGAGAAGCTCTCACGTGTACTCGAAATCCCTGCTGTTATGATGGGCTTTGGTTTACCGGATGAGAACCTGCATGCACCGAACGAGCACTTCAACCTGGAGAACTTTGATAAAGGGTTGTTGACGATTGTTCAGTTTTTGAAGAGTTTGTAA